One Campylobacter concisus genomic region harbors:
- the selA gene encoding L-seryl-tRNA(Sec) selenium transferase has protein sequence MSDLRDIPQVDKIIKNEAFSGFDINLVTLLARQILNEVRAKILNENANFALQEIIDLILNEYHKFNKSSLQRVLNLTGVTIHTNLARSVIDKEILSRATPIITGYSNLEYNLETGSRGNRYDYIGSLIARAFGFEDAIVVNNNASAVFLVLNTFARGREVVVSRGELVEIGGSFRVPEVMANAGCFLKEVGTTNKTKLKDYEEAINENMAMLVKVHRSNFDIVGFSEEVTANELSKLACEQNLIDYFDLGSGFYGNLPFNLDKNEPDLKNLKDVSLVSFSGDKLLGAVQCGIIVGKKELIAKLKKNQLLRMLRVDKVIISLLAESMKAYLNKEFELITTQKLLHKSVKELENLANFINKNLKTSLEIVRTQTFVGGGAMPNKKIPSVALAVSGDAVLNEQKFRQKKVIGRIENDKFLLDLRTLLDEDVNELIKIINETEEK, from the coding sequence TTGAGCGATTTAAGAGATATCCCACAAGTTGATAAAATCATAAAAAACGAAGCATTTTCAGGATTTGATATAAATTTAGTCACATTGCTTGCGAGGCAAATTTTAAATGAAGTTAGAGCTAAAATTTTAAATGAAAATGCAAATTTTGCGTTGCAAGAAATAATAGATTTAATCCTAAACGAATATCATAAATTTAATAAATCAAGCCTTCAAAGAGTGCTAAATTTAACTGGTGTAACCATTCACACAAACCTTGCTAGAAGCGTAATCGATAAAGAAATTTTAAGCCGAGCGACGCCAATTATTACAGGATATTCTAACCTTGAATATAACCTAGAAACGGGCAGTCGTGGTAACAGATATGACTATATAGGCTCACTCATAGCAAGAGCATTTGGCTTTGAAGATGCCATCGTAGTAAATAACAACGCAAGCGCTGTATTTTTGGTGCTAAACACCTTTGCAAGAGGCAGAGAAGTCGTCGTTAGCAGAGGCGAACTAGTCGAGATCGGCGGTAGTTTTAGAGTGCCAGAAGTTATGGCAAATGCGGGCTGCTTTTTGAAAGAGGTTGGCACGACAAACAAAACTAAGCTAAAAGACTACGAAGAGGCAATTAATGAAAATATGGCGATGCTTGTAAAGGTTCATCGCTCAAATTTTGACATTGTGGGTTTTAGCGAAGAGGTTACAGCAAATGAACTAAGCAAATTGGCATGTGAGCAAAATTTGATAGATTATTTTGATCTTGGCAGTGGATTTTACGGAAATTTGCCGTTTAACTTAGATAAAAATGAGCCAGATCTAAAAAATTTAAAGGATGTTTCGCTAGTTAGCTTTAGCGGTGACAAACTCCTTGGTGCAGTGCAGTGCGGCATAATAGTTGGCAAAAAAGAGCTCATCGCAAAGCTTAAAAAAAATCAGCTTTTAAGAATGCTTCGCGTCGATAAAGTGATCATCTCGCTTTTGGCTGAGAGCATGAAAGCTTATTTAAATAAAGAATTTGAGCTAATCACAACACAAAAACTACTTCACAAAAGCGTAAAAGAGCTTGAAAACTTAGCAAATTTTATAAATAAGAATCTAAAAACATCGCTAGAAATCGTTCGCACACAAACCTTTGTAGGAGGCGGTGCGATGCCAAATAAAAAAATTCCAAGCGTGGCTTTGGCGGTTAGTGGAGATGCAGTTTTAAATGAGCAGAAATTTAGGCAAAAAAAGGTAATCGGCCGCATAGAAAATGATAAATTTTTGCTTGATTTAAGAACGCTTTTAGATGAAGATGTAAATGAACTAATAAAAATAATAAATGAAACGGAAGAAAAATGA